The following is a genomic window from Struthio camelus isolate bStrCam1 chromosome 17, bStrCam1.hap1, whole genome shotgun sequence.
TGGTGGTTGTCCCTAAAGAGAGCCGCTGATATGAGTAaagcctctgcaaagggaggcTGCCATCCCTCAGCGCAGCAGCATTTCCTGAAGCAAGCGTTGCAGATTGCAGCCCGCTAAAGCTGGGGAGCGAGATTGTCATCTCGGATGTGATTTAGGTAGTAGTTGTTTCCGGCAAAACTGCAGCAGCGTGACCCTGAAGATTGCAGAGGACGCCGTAGTGGTGGCAGCGCTCGCGAGGCTCGGGGCGAGCAAAGCACCCCCACCGAGAGCCGCATTCCCCATAAAGCCACCATGTTTTTAGCCCCCCAGTAGTTTTTCTCTCTGTCCCACTTCATCCTGTCCCCTCTCTACTACGGTCCCTCCGTGTGCCACGCCACTAAGCTGAGCGCCAGCCCCTCCCCTCCGTCCTTGTCCTCTGACGTGCGCCATACCTTGCCGTTGAGCTACATCTTTTAACTGCTATCTTAGGCTTTTAAAAGTATAGGTAAAGCCTCGCTTTTTAAAAGCTCAGGCTGCAGCCGTGTGAGTGATCTCTTGGGAAAACTCTCCAAGCTGTTCTCCGCTCTCTGTGGACACTCGTGCTCGTTTCTCCAATGCAGGGCATGATTCAGAGCACTCACGTCAGGACGCTTTGCAATTTTAGCCACCGAGGTGGCTGGAGCCATGATTTCAGCCAGCTCGTGTGCTTGTGCTCACGTTAGAGCCGACAGGCTCCCGGAGAGTGCAGCCCACGCTGCCCAGAGAGATTATCCGTTGCTGGCAGGCCgctgcctgctcctgccccggCGGTGGCCCGCCCGTGGGGGCACGCCAGGCTTTGGCAGCGGCTGCAGAGGCATCAGGGTGGCTGCTCCTCTGCTCAGAGAAACCTGTGCCACAGCAGCGAGGAGGAATCGGAACAAAATGACAAACCACCTCCACGCACAAGGCTCTTCTCTAGAAGAAGAGGCATTATCTGAGGCCCAGACCCAGGCTGCTGGAGAGCTCAAGTACCAGTTCGTAAATCTGTGCAAATTTTCTAGCCTTTTCCACCTTTCCAATGCCAGATTTCCTAGCCTGTGCATGTGTTCTGCTCTGCTGTTCCCACAAAACTTAATGGAGCCTTTTTCCTTCTTGCAAATAGGTTGATTGACATCAGCTTCAGGGACATTCCCCTGCTGACATTTAATTCAGCACTAGCACAGTTACTCTCCCTAAGACAGGACTTCAGTGTTTAATTAAAAGGCAGTAGGGAGGTAGGAAAATAGAGTGTGCTGATCCTGAAGCTTTTAGGAGAAAACTACCCAGAGCCCCTGCACTTCTTGCTTGGAAGGGAGGAAGTCTAGGAAGAGATCAAGCCGGTCAGCATCCCGCCCTTAGCAGCACCTGCCCCATCATCTGCCCACCAGCTCGGCACGAGCCTGCCTTTCCCAGCACCATGGCTGCAGTGCACAAAGGCAGAAGCACATTTCTGGAAAATAAGGAGAGCTATCCTCTCACAAGCTCCAGCTGAGGCACTAGAGGAGCTAGAAAGCAATGGCTGGTGCTTTCCACTTGCATGTGAGCTGGGAGAAATCACTCTGGTTTCATTACTTACTGAAAAGTCCCAAGATTTGATTATAAAGGATAAAAAGTCAATTTTACCTTGAACACCCACTTCCCAGATTAAGTTGGAATTTCCTCAGATGGTCTAAGAGGATGCCGTGGTAGTCAGGGAAATGCCGGAGCATCCAGCTGGACCGCAAGCTCCACGAGGGGCTAAGCGCACCGTTTGCCTTGTGGTTGCCACGGGGGGTAGGCAGGAAATTCCatcttttcagtaaaattaaattCAGAATTGAGAACAAAGACAAAACCTGGGGAGCTGCCTGCGAAggccttctttttaaaatgttggtGAAATAAAGGATTTTGGTatgttaataaacaaaaaaaaaaaatccatgttcttTGTTGCTTATGTTTCAGCATAACACATCAATAATGAAGGAAGCAAGCAAGCCAGTGCCACTGCCTCTGGGATCATTGCTCAATGAAGGGAtgcgctgcagcagcagcttgatCACCATGGACTGTAATTTGGTAGGGCACCCACCAAAGCCTGAGGCCCGTAGCATGCCTGTAGCGTGCCCATAGCCATGGCCCCCAGCCATGCCACCACCCAAGCTCCTTCCCCCAATCCCAATGGCTCGGGGCTGCACCAGTCTCCCCAACCAGCCATGCCTAGCTGGATTTCACTATATCCATCAGCATCCTCCAAGGAGTATCTGCACCTCCTTCTCATGTGGCTGCACCTTAAGCAGCAGGAAACGACCACTGCCTTCCTTGGCATCTTCCCAGCCCTCCTGCTCCGCACAACTCCTGACCTCGGccatggggacacggggcacCCAGCTGACTGTGGTCAGGAGCAGGCTGCTGGCTTGCTGGCATCTTGCACAAGATGCATTTGCAGGCTTTCTTGGgcacttgctgcttctgctcacGTGGGAGACGTCACCGTGCTTGGAGAGAAAGGCTACATCACAGGCAGCAACATAGGGGAGAGCTCCTTCGCCAAAGTTAAATCTGCCTACTCAGAGCAGCAGAAGTTCATCCTGGCAGTGGAAACTGCTGACAGAAACAAAGTGCCCGATGTGTTCCTGGACCAATTGCTCCCCAGGGAGCCTGAGACATTGGCAGGTGGGAGCCACCACTCCACCCGCCATGAGAAGTTTGAGACGCCCAGGAAAGTTTGTATCATCATGAACAGGTGCATGCTTGGAATTCAACGAGAGCAACAGGGGTTGCCTTAAGACTTAGAGCAAAAGATATTTAACTAGCTCTCATGTGCTGTCAAATACCGTCATGATCCGGATATTGTCCATAGGCACCTGAAGCGTGACAACATCCTCTGGGACAAAGGCATGGACATGAAAGTGTCTGACTTTGTTTTTTCCACGTGATGCTACCCGCGTGGGAGTGGAGAGGTAATTCTCAGCTTAGCTTTTTGCAGATCTGCTGCATATGCAGACTCCCAGAGTGATCCAGGGTGTTCAGTATCAGCCTCTAGCCTATGACATCTGGGGCCTGGGCCTCATTCTGTACATGATGATCTATAAATAAATGCCCTGTGGTAACTCCCACGTGAGGCGAGAGCTCTGCTTGCAGAAAGGGCACACACTGCCCTTCCCTGactttcacagaaaaatgcaaagacCTTATTTTCCATATGCTGTAGTCCAAAGTGCCACACCAGAGCACTGGACAGAGCAGGTTTTGGACCACACTTTGGTGTGAGGCAAGCACCAGAAACCATACAACATGCTTGAGTAAACAGTCAATAACCTACAAAGCCACATGGGAGCACCAAGGTGCAAGAGGCACTTATTTCCATGGGCTTTTCCACTGTTGCAAGCAGTAACTCCAGCGGAGACCAAAGCTGGCCTTTGCTCAGTGACCTAGGCAGCACCAGACCAGTGGGACTTGCACACATGAAGATCAGAGCAGTACCAGCGCACCAGGGGAGGGAGCCACCATTGCAAGCGCACTGGAGAGGAAGCGTATGCTCCGTTTCTTAGACAAAACTGAGGGTGGTACTTGTAGGGATGCTGTTGTTTAGCCAGACCCAAGATGGGGGTAGCGGATGATGTCCTGAAGGCCAAGTGCATCCAGCAACTCCCAGCTAGGGAGGACCACGAGCAGGCCATTCGTGGTAAATTGCACCATTTACATTCCTCTGTGCCACTCACGGCTCAGAGGTGAGGTAACGGCAGGCCATACGCAAAGAGACGATTGGGCGTTGATATATCTCCAAAACATTGGGGAGTCAAACTCTTGGGGCATCTACTTGGGTTGTCAAGTGCTCTTGGCCCTGGGGGTTGACAATGTGAAGGTGGGGATGAAGAGGAAGGCACTGGCCATGCTTTCCCCTGGCATGACATGAGTTTCTTCAGGACCTACTCTGACTCCCTCCTGGTCATTCTCTTCATGACACAATTAGTGCTGACAGGAGCATGCCTGGAGCAGGCACAAGCATTGCATGCCAACTAGGTGCTCAGCTTCATACGTGCAGCTCCTTAGGTAATCCTCATCAGCTATCACAAGGACAATTCTTGTTATTATtcactgagttttcttttttcccctagcacaacccaggagctgagcagagggTCCCTGGGCTCACTGAAGGtaggaggtgctggctgtgccaaGAGGAGCAGAGCCAAGGGAGGTCAGACAGGGAATATCCGGTGCCAGCTGTCATTCTAGGTCAAGGGCCCTATTTTTGAACTGATGTTTGCAGACTGGTTGCTATGAAGCCAGGGCCTGTGAAAAGCCCAGCAGCTGTGAATGGGGATTGATAATGAAGAGGCTACAGATGCAAATATGAGGAAGCAGTAATTTTTCCACCTTCCCTCCCCGACTGGTCAGATCCATTTCCTTTATTATTGCAGAGAAATGCCACAGTCCTctcaaataacaaaatatttccaaCCACAGCTTCCCTTCTGAGCTAAGTAATCAGAGAAGTAAAAACGTGTGTTGTTTTTACATTGTTGACATAAATTTCATTTACTGAAACTCAAACAAGAGCCATCCTCCAAGCCAGCCCACAGCACCCCAGCCATCTTGCACCCAGCCCTGGCCCTCCTCTGCATCATCCGTGCCCCAGGCGCCCCAGCATCAGACCACGAGAGAGTTACTTTTGCCTCAAGGAAATACTCTTGGCCCCAAAAAAGAAGGATGGTTCAGTGCACAGGGAACTAGAGGCTTTGGGGAAGTCAAGCAAAGCATCCTGTCCTTGGGACGTGCTTCTGTAGTTTTGCGGGGGCTCAAGCCAGGACTGCATGCACTGGCTTGGGTGGTTGCTGGAAGCAGGTCATGATCTTGGGACTTTTTGGTGAGGCTAATCAGTAAGCACAGAATCTGTGCTGTTGCTGTTCCGCTGGTCAGCATTTTCTTACCTGTGCCccacaaagaaaaggagaaacaataAGCTCTGAAGCATTCAGTGCTTTGCTTCTTTAAAGCACCTGAACGCACCTTCTCCGTAATGGTTATAGCATCTCTTCCTGTGCCCTTGCTGGCTCTTCTCTAAAGGTTCTTGTAACTTTCTCTCTTTTAACGATTACATCCTGCTGGTTTTTAAAATTACCACCTGACAAAAAAAGAGCTAGAATCCTGTGTTTTTCTTATCCACTTAAATGAACAAGAATCTCTTGTGGTCTCTCATCATCTCCTTTTTTCCAGCATGGGGCAGGAAGTCAAGCCAAAGACTACACATTCAAGCACAAATAGACTCTTTATGTAACGACATCACAGCCCTACACCACACATCACACAATGCCCCCAGTTCCACCTTGCCCCGTGGTGGGAGCAAAGCATACCAGGCAGCCACCATGGAGCGGGGACCCACAGCCTGCCAGCACAGATGACACACACCCAGCACCAGCCCCCATAACTGCCACCTCTTGCACAATGGAAGATAACATAGCGCTTGGAAAGAGAGGCTATATCGTGGGCGTCACTCTGGGGGAAGGCTCCTATGGCAAAGTGAAAGCAGCCTACTCTGACAGGCTGGAAAGCAACGTGGCAATAAAGATTATCGACAAGACGAAAACTCCTCAGGACTTCCTGGAAAAATTTCTCCCAAGGGAAATAGCTGCTTTGAAACATATGAACCACCCCTCAATTGTCAAAACCTACGAGATATTTGAAACATTCGCAGGCAAAGTGTACATCATAATGGAGCTGGGGGAAAAGGGAGACCTTCTGGACTACCTCAAGATTACTGGAGCAATGAAAGAGAACGTCGCTCAGAGAAAGTTTCAGCAGTTGGCTTCTGCTATCAAGTATTGCCATGACATGGATCTTGCTCACAGGGACCTGAAATGTGAAAACATCCTTCTCGATAAAGACCTCAACATCAAGCTGTCGGACTTTGGCTTTTCCAAACCCTTAACTCGGGATGAAAACGGGAAAATTATTCTCAGTAAAACCTTCTGTGGGTCTACCATATATGCAGCCCCCGAAGTGCTACAGGGCATTCCTTGTAACCCCAAGATTTGCGACATATGGAGCTTGGGGGTCATCCTATATATAATGGTCTGTGCATTAATGCCATTTGATGATTCTAACATCAGAAAAATGGTCTGGATTCAGAAACAGCACAGGATTCACTTTCCCAAGTCCAGACACCTGTCTCTAAAATGCAAGGATCTCATTTACCGCATGCTCCACCCAGATGTGTCTCGGAGGTTGTGCATAGATGAAGTTTTAAGCCACCCATGGTTGCAGGGTCTAGAACCCCAAATCCCttcccatctgcaggctgcagAAGTGGGCGAGTGTTCCCAGAATCTGCACGAGGAAAAGCCTGAGCACAAAGAGCAAACAGGCACACCTTCCACAGAAGGCCACTCAGCAAAGGATTCTTCTGCCACGGAGACAGTCCTGGGAATTGTGAATGCGGTCAGCATTAAGCCCACTGAAGAGGCAGATGAAGCGAATACTTTGACAAAAGTCACAGAAAGAAGAGCTATTGAAGAATTTAACCATTAAAAGCACATTATTATTGACAGTTTTCATGATGCTTCCTGAAGATGCTTTGGCAGTGGAAGTTAGATTTACACAATCTAACTGCAGGCACTCATTTACTGTTAAAAGTTTATGTGctctctccagcagcagaaagCTTCAGAGTCCCATCCAGAGTACTTACATTGGAAACTCTGGTGTCTccacagagaaaaagaggaactTAAAGCTAGATGCTTCAAGTGAGGCAGTATGAATATCTTGTCTTCAAAACCAGAGAAAAAGATTACAAAATGTAGTGTCCTTTCCAAAATTTTTCTGTTACTGTAGAGCACGCCGGCCTGAAGTCCCACCCTGGAAGCAATTTGCAAAGCTCTCTAATTCTGCACCAGTTCTCATGAAATACACGTCCTGGAAAGCTAACACATTTAACTTGTAACACAGCAAGTTAAGGCAGCAAGTCTTGCTTCGGATACCTCACTCATCTCTAATTGCTCCTCTCCAGCCTCACTTTAGAAGGTTTCCTGGCAAAGCAGGTTCACTCTCTACTTCATCATCTCAGTGGACTTCTGCACCCAACTTATGGCCCAGGTAAACATTTCCCTGGGTTCACTCGAGAGTTTACTAACCCTCCCATGAACCATCAGGATATGTCTAGCAGTGGGAATCTTCAGAGCCCTTTGTCATGGTAACATGTTTTGTTATTAGAGGAACATTTAGGTCTAGATTTGTATTAAAAGGTGTGAGAGGAGCTAAGAATGACATTTAGCAACAACTCAACGTAGCAAACATATTGCACAAGGCGACTCCCTCCCACCCATGGAAGCAGAGGCATCACCCAAGCTATGAAACAAGTCAGTGTGGCAAGAGCACTAATCCGCACCACAAGAAAGGCTGGGGCTGGACGGTTCAGCTTCAGGGAgatggagcagagctggctgcagcatgTGCTAGGCTCATATCCCTGCTCCCTCTGTCCTCTGTGAAGCTCTGCAGTCTCCCCACTTCTGAACAAGCTGCAGAGTATTACAACAAGGTATTAGTAAACTTCTGTGGCCCTAAATCCTCAGCTTCTCGGTATCATCCTTCACGCACTCAGCGTACCTTCACATTCAAAAGCAACCCACACTCTCCCCAAAAGTCCCACACAGTCAGTAGTCATCTACCTTCAAAAGATGGCTGCTGCCTTCATCTTACAGATCGCTTACCAAGTCCTTTATATCTTCAAAGTAGGCATTTGTTCTCCCAACAGCCCCAAGAAATAGCCAGCCTCACCCCACAACTGGAACAACTGCACAGGCTGGTAGGGTTAGGCAGGTGGAAGAAGTCACCATGCATGGCATACGTGTGCCTTAGTATCACCAAGAACTCACTTACCCAACAGGACTAAGCtctaaatgctgtttctgttgaaAATGCAATTTCCAAGAAGCAGGGAGCAAGGGTGAATGAAGACCCATCCAAACACCTCCCCTCCTGTGTCAGGCCGGAGGCTCGGCTCTTCCTCATCTCACCTTCTCCACATGTGCTTTGCTCCTTACGTGCTTTCTggagcatctgcagccaggtgctTCCCAGGACACAGCACCACACTAGACAGTCGATCTGACCCAATGTGGCCGGCCGGTCTTGTTCTAGCATCAAATGAAAGCTGAGGCTTGTTTCTCATCCTCTTGGAATATAAAAGTCTCCTTTCTCTGCTACAGAAGAGACAAAGATGACTGCTGGTACTGAGAATTATTTCTTTGTGAataagaaaatgaggaaaaaaggaaagaatagagctatttaaagtcacagtataGAACAGTTCTGGAGAGCCTCTTTTTAACTGTTGCTTACCCTTGCTGATACACATCCCAGATCTTGCTGTTGACCACAAAAGCAATTCAGGTGTTTACAAATAGATGTCCAGGGCTATTTTGTGCCTGGTAGAGTCTAGAACATCCACAGGGCCTGACAGACAtggaagagcctgctgcagacCCACACTTTTAAGCAGCAGGTAGAGGCCAG
Proteins encoded in this region:
- the LOC104138928 gene encoding testis-specific serine/threonine-protein kinase 2-like, which codes for MPPVPPCPVVGAKHTRQPPWSGDPQPASTDDTHPAPAPITATSCTMEDNIALGKRGYIVGVTLGEGSYGKVKAAYSDRLESNVAIKIIDKTKTPQDFLEKFLPREIAALKHMNHPSIVKTYEIFETFAGKVYIIMELGEKGDLLDYLKITGAMKENVAQRKFQQLASAIKYCHDMDLAHRDLKCENILLDKDLNIKLSDFGFSKPLTRDENGKIILSKTFCGSTIYAAPEVLQGIPCNPKICDIWSLGVILYIMVCALMPFDDSNIRKMVWIQKQHRIHFPKSRHLSLKCKDLIYRMLHPDVSRRLCIDEVLSHPWLQGLEPQIPSHLQAAEVGECSQNLHEEKPEHKEQTGTPSTEGHSAKDSSATETVLGIVNAVSIKPTEEADEANTLTKVTERRAIEEFNH